ATTTTTTCTGATTTGCACTTACTAATGTCTTCCTCTTTGTTCACATTTTCACTTTGCGCTTCTCACTGCATAATAACTTATTTAATCTGCAATGTAACAATGAACCTAAATGATACTTCTGTTTCAACAGTGTGCATTGTTTTAACTTCATGAAACTGCTAGATAACACAAATATAAAATTTATTCAGAACATTAACACACATCAGTGAACATTCTTAATGTGCAGTTTTTAAGTTTAAATTTTATTTACACGTTATAGACTACAGCTTccatttttgcatctgaacttaTAGATCTTAAGTAAGAAATGAGTAAGAATGAAGGATTAGGACTCAAATGTACTAAAAGTAGGCCTTGTAAATAGTATTGTACATTGCACTGGTACTAGAAATGTACAATACCATGCAGTTAAACTGTCCCACTTAATAGTACTTTGAGAATACCAGTAGTCTACTCGGTGGGGATGccacttttttaaaatttcactACCCCTCCTGCAGCTTTCATGGTAATGGTAAGAGGGTAAACATGCACAACCGTCCATGACAAAGTAGACAAACCACACAGAAAAGATTGTGGCACTTTGACACCACTGATGGCTTCTGTAGATGTATAAACATACACAGACCAACGGCAGGGAGAATTCAGAGTATCATGTCAGCTAATGTGATGAATAATGCAGGTTAATTACTCCATAGGCATGACCTCAAATACCGTTAAAAACTCATCTGAGTGTAACTGATTTTTGTGACTAGTGAAATTTAACCATCAGTTTGACAAGCCTGCATTCACCTCACAGTGTTGATAGCTTCTGTCAAATCTTAAAAACAACCAACACAAAGAATGACTGTCTATTCCTCTTGAAAGTATTTTGAGAAAAGAGAAAATGTAAAACCAGAGGTGACAGAGACACTTTGTGAGCCTGATGCTGATTCTCCAGGCCTGCAAGAGAAACGCATTGTGCTGCTCTAAGATGCAATGGCACAATGATTAGAACAgacatgttttctgtttgtgaAAATCTGGCAGCAGCCTGTGCTCAATTTGGTGTATTTTCTAATTGCCTTTTGaggaaaattacaataaaaatgacaattaataaaacTAGGCCCTCCAAAAAGTAGTCTCCATAAAAAGGTCCATGTACACTCATATTATTTCATAATGTCTTAGATTTTTGTCATATTGTTTCAGTATTGGTAAACTGATACTTAGGGTGAGTATTGCACAGAAGTCATATATTTGGAATCGTAACAGCACTAGTAATATAAAATGTATATAGAATATAAGATCCACCCATCCTAAGACAATACTATGATCTTCTGCATATGGAAAAGTCTTGTACATTGAGTCATGTGACTCTTGGATTTATTAGTAGTATTCCTGGGACTCGCATAGGCCCAGAAGGAATGTAGTTTAATCAGGCATAGACACAACAGTAGTTGTTGCACTAAAAATAGGTCCAGAAGGGCATTTGTCCTTTTATTTTGTCTGATCCTATCAGAGGGCTCCTACCAGCCCTTTAGGGTGATGGCTCACATGTTTAGAATTACCACACTCTGGTTTTATACTGAGATTTTAGGCTGTGATTAGGAACATGACTTTGTGTATCTAACTGATTTAAATGTTATCTGCAGCAGAAGACTATCAGCGCATTGAGTTTGGCGTTGATGAGGTGATGGATTCCAAGCCGATTGGAGTCAACGATCCTTTATACAAGGTATCAAGCACTCTGAACCCCCAGGCTCCAGAGTTCATCCTGGGCTGCCAGCCGGCCCAGAAGGCCCAACAGACCACTCCTCCTGCAGCTGATGTCCCTGACGGAACCCACTTCAACTCGCTGGATGGCCCTGACTCAGAGACCTCAGCCCTGGACAATCACCAGGCCTGCCAGGACATGGACGGAGTCCCTGGCAGCCTCGGAcagcgagagagaaagaaaaagaaaaagcgaCCGCCGGGGTATTACAACTACCTGGACCCGTCAACTGGCGCTAACAGCAGCAATGCAGCAGATGGGACACCTATGACAGCACTGGTGAACGGACATGCACTCGGTGCCCCACACCACAGTGCTGAGGAAGTGGACAGTAAGGTGTTGTCGGGGCCTGAACTCGCTGGCCCTGCTCCTGTCTCCACAGTAACATCAGTGGCAGCAGTTAAGTTAGCCCCCACACCCACTTCCAATCAGAGGACTTGTGACAGCCCTGATGACTCTTCTTTGGACTTAACGAGTGGAGCTGCCTCTTTATCAGATGGCAGCATTGCAACatgctcctcttcatcctcctctcaaAGCAGAGGAATGACAGAGGGACCGAGGACTGCAGATCTGCAGCCAGACCATTTGGCTCCACAGAGCCCTGAACtctcagatactccacacagccCCCGCTCCAAATCACCACTTCCTCCTTCAGCTGCTGCAGCCACCCCTCCTGTCACCACTTCTGTCATGACTACTGAACTGGAGGCGAGGGAAGTCGGAGACAGTGGGGTGGCCAATGGGATAGCAGAGCCTGATACTCCTGTCAGTGCAGATGGACACAAAGAGGACTGTGAGAGTGAGGAGCAGGCTCAGCAGGTCTCCTCAGACTCTGCTGCTCAGCCAGCAGAGACAGACCAGGCCCATTCGCCCGCAACTGCAGCTGCACCTACTGCCAACCTCCCCAAATCCTGGGCTAGCCTTTTCCACAACTCCAAGCCTCTGCCTGGGGGCCCTCAGGCCTTTGTAGAGGTAAAGAATGTTGTGGAAGTGGTCGCCCCTTCCCTTGCTACGCCAGAGCAGCTAGAGAAAGTTGGGGAGGTCAAAGAAGGCCCTGTCCACGTATCAGAGGATCCTATGGCCCCTAAACTCGCAGGTATAATTTAAAGATGGTGATAATCTTTGAAAAATACACCAGCTGACCTTTTTTCTGGGCATCACATCTTATTCCCTTTCAATCCACTCGGTGGCAATGTTGGAACACCATCCACATACTGTCACTGCTTATAActtcttttgctttgtttttaaaCATTAGATTTTAGAGGATAATGGCAAAGTTAAGGGATAGTTTAAAAGTGATCAGATTTGATGTGTTGCAGCTTTTATGCTCATTAAGATGCAGCTGCATACTCTGCTTTTTAAGGTGTTGATGCATTGAAACATTCAGATATGTCACACGTGTGGAAAATGAACACTAGATGGTGGTAGTAtgtccagaatagatgtcagatATAAAATCACTGGTCACATTTTTCTAACTTAGTTTAGCTTGTTACTTTGTTTCTACATGTACACAGACCAGGACTGCCCTGCTTTGAATAATGGAAGGTTCCCCCCACAAACGTACAATATAAGCACATAATTCCACCTTTATAGGAGTTGTAAGGAGTTTGATATAATAATGTGTAGAACAATACAGTACCAATGACCTGTCTTCTTTTTCAGAAATTTTTAAGCAGCACATacttaaaaataatgtaaaatatacaatttttttttgttttgttgttaggATTAAATTTGAACTTATACTAAGATTGTTAGACAGTTGTTAAACATTATTTCATAGGTCATACTTTATACCAAGACATGCAAATTGCCTGGCCTGCCATTTAAAGCCACAGATTAGATAGAATTTTGTCATAATGATCACACATCTGCTGTTACTACAGTCAAACCGCTGATTATCTAATTTCTTGGTGGCTGGAGAAAGTCATACATTCGTTGTTCATAGAAACATTGAGTCAGCAGAAGTAAAGCCTTGACTGTATTTCAGCCAAAAGAGGAGAAAGGGATTTCTTCAAAAATCTCATTGATCAGGTCAAACTAGAGAATCAACTGAATCCAAACACTTGTGGGTTGGCCTCATGTCGAGAACGATTGGTTGAGAGCACCACAGCAAGCTCAGTTAAGTGTTATATGAGAAGGCttttggtttcattcatttaagACCTTGGAAATGCATACAACATGCGAACCATTTCACTGTGCCAAGTAAATCTTGTTTTTGCCAGACACACCAGTGCTCGTCTCCTTAAAAAGCAATAtgtagtgtttgtttgtttggataaaCCACATTACGCTGCAGGTTATAGTATGCTTATGTTCTCTTAGAAGTTTGTGAAAAGAAACCAGGGGTGGCAGGTTTTTTGTGTCTACACTGCTTCTCAATATTAttctgtttgggtttttgttttacCCTTGTGAGCAAATGTTCAAAACAATGTTTTCTGCGATCCCCAGCCATTTTGCAAAACAGCATATTGttcatttacttaaaaaaatatcACTGTTTATAAACTACGAAAACTTGCAGCTGAGTTTGTTAGCCGTCCCTAACAAATATTTATGACAGCGGAAACAGGGAGATCATAAAAAGTGATCACCAATGGGTCATACTCACTGCTTAGACTTTTTTTTGAGGCTGAATGGTTGAATATATATTGTCTGCACTGGGCAGTTTGATAACAGACAGATGGGAACATcactcactgtttgtgcaattgtatTTCAGTTGCAAAGCAGTTTTTATTGCTGCTTGTTTATTTGGTATGTTTAGTCGTAGCAGCCTCCGACCAGCTGCTTTTacacactgtaaaactgcaatatGCCCTAGCATTGAATATTCCACACTGTATGCGGTAGTGCATTTCCTGTAAGTGTTCTCTGTATCTTTAAATTTCAACTTAAATACTTACCCCCCTTTGCTCCATAACCTCAGGATGTTTATGACTGCAGGTTTATGAAATCTCAAGCACTGACATAAACGGGGGTTCGATAAGAGCACTTCATATGTGTAAAAGAAGAAATACATCAGTTTGAACTTGTTGCTCTTTGTAAGCTTAGTAATCCACCTGCCAACGACTGGCTTGTACGAATAGAGCAGTGTGTTTGTCAAGGCTCAACAGTTCTAAATGTAAGATTTGTTTGTAAGCAGAGGCTGAAAATACACAAACCTCAACATACTGCGCATGTGTTTATGTTGTTATATTGGATCTAAAATTGTGAATCTAATCAGAGCATCATCAGACAGTTTAATGTTGGCAATGAACACAGGCTCaatttttgtcatcttttaatgttTCATAAATCCATTGTATGATTCTGTGTCCACGTTACCATGGGAACTGTGTGACAGTGACAGCCTCCCTTCCTAGGCGTGGTACAGGAAGGTCTTGTTCTAATTTAAACAGTCACTCGTGCTCTCGTCACAAGTGGCGTGATTGGAAAAAGGGACATTTGTTTGTTAAACTGCATTTTGCTTCATCATTTACTGTTTATTCTCTGTCATCATACCAACATGGCTCTTCATTGTTTGTTGCAGTAATACAGGGCCTCGTCTTATAAACAATGTTTGTTTGAATCCCCAGAACTTATTGAGAATGTGAAGTTGATACATAAACCAGTGTCTTTGCAGCCGAGAGGACTGATCAACAAGGGAAACTGGTGCTATATCAACGCTGTATCCTTTCACGCAGAGAAACCTAATTTGGATATTTTCATGTTTAACTGATGTCCTTACAGCATAATAACATTTGAGCCAAAATGTTTGTATTATATCAGGAAGTGTCGCTCTGTTTTGGCAATTCTTTTTTTATCACAGATGAATGTTGTTTCTTTTTTGGAGATGTGTGGTTTTTCTTCTCTTTTGGTTGTGTTGAAACTTAATGTCAAAGCCAGGAAATGAGATGAGGGgttctgaatttatttatttattgatggcTACAGAGTATTACAGCAGGTTATGTTGCTCTTCTGCGCAATTGTTATACTCCCTGACTCCGTACACTCAGACCCTACAGGCCCTGATTGCTTGCCCTCCCATGTATCACCTGATGAAGTCCTTTCCTCTGCATAATGAGACACAGAGACCCTGTACCTCCACACCCATGATAGACAACTTGTAAGTGGTATCTCATTACACACACATCAGTGTACTCTGTGAAAGTATATTTTGCTCAGTGATGTCCCCGTTTGTCCATCTCTGACAGTGTAAGGCTCGTGAATGAGTTCAACAACATGCCCGTGCCATCTAAAGCCAAGCAGCAAGGTGAGGCTTTGGACAGGATGCCCAAAACTCCTGTGAATTAGGCTGCTGTCTGTGTTACTGATTTACAAATGTTTTCACAGCTGTTGGTGATAAGGTCGTGAAAGACATTCGACCTGGTGTACCTTTTGAACCGACATACATTTATAGACTCCTCACACTCATCAAGTCTAGTCTCTCTGAGAAGGTGGGCTGCATTTCCCTTCATTATAGAACAATGAAAAATCTGTAATGTGTCAGGGTTTTTTCATTCTTTGAACAGACAGTGCTTGAAGAaaacgttctttttttttttaaataaatgcacATCTTTCAGTTTTTGATGGCTAATTTGACAGCTTACCTGAATGAAGTCGTTCCTGATGTAATTTTAATGAGCAAGATGACTGAAATCAGATGCTTATCTTGTAATGTTTAATAAGACCTGTGCACTTCATgtaacagtgtctgcacattaaCATGTTGAGTCAGCAGAGGAGTATTTAACTGTAGGCACTCATGTTCTGTTGCTCCGCTCACAGGGTCGACAAGAGGATGCGGAGGAGTATCTTGGCTTCACTCTCAATGGATTGCATGAAGAGATGCTGGCATTGAAAAAACTTATCTCGCCTCAGGAAGAGAGTAAGCACTTTAATCATTTGTGTATCAAAAGCATATCATACTTTTCTTAGGTGTCAGATTGAATTCAGCTGCTGCGTACTGGTGCACTGGTGCTTCCTGTGCATTCAGAGTGCATCAAAACAATTAATCCTGTAGGTAGGTCTGAAAGGTTTTAGAAATAATTGCTGTTTGATTCTGGACACATCTTTAACGTTCATCTTTTTAAAAGCAGTTTAAAGTGTAACCATATCCCTCGTCTGGGCCCAAGTCCACCAACTGCATGATTCTGAAAACTGCTACAAAGCTGGAATCACATTGAAATGGAGGTGATCAGAGTCTGTATTTTCAGGTTTGAATGTGAGAgatgagtagttcagggacatccgtaTGACAGAGAATCACTTAAGCACTACCATACCAGGCtctgaaatgtttttttaaactgttttttattAACAAATAAATGACAGCCAAAAATCAATTTAATCCATCCATTTTCAATCCATTTTCATGTAGGCTGTATTTAGAGTATAGTTGCCATGTTTCCTACCGTCAGTCTTTTTTGTCATGGGGAACTGTAGCGCTCTTTAACCTCTGGGAGCTCCCTGACACAAAGTGTATTTCTGCAACCTGTGTTGTAGTGCCACTGCAGTACATTAGTACTTAAATTCAGATTCTCCAGTAGTAGCAGTTTTGTGAGGCAAAATCCTTGCGGTTGATTGAGTCTGGTGGTTCAGAATAGAGCGTTTGGAAAATTAATGTTTTGGCAGAATTGGATCGGATAGTTGGACTGAGCTCGTGACTGGATCTTTTAAATAGATTTAATCAATACAAATTTCATGAGAGTTGTACTACAACAATACTAAAAGTACATCTACATAATCAcattggggcggccatggctcaggaggtagagcgggttgtccaataacctaagggttggcagttcgaatcctgctctgtcctggtCAGTCCGTTGTGTCATTGGGTgggacacttcacccaccttgtctTCAGTGAcagtcacactggtgtatgaatgcgtatgaatggtCGGAGGAGCTGTttggtgtgaattggcagccttacgtcagtctgccccagggcagctgtggctacaaaatgtagttcaccaccaccagagtgagaatgtgagagtgaatgcataatgaatcaataatgtaaacCGCTTTGGGTGCcatagaaattattattattattattattattattattattattattattattacatgatcTTGGAAATGGTGAGACTCCGAAAGATTTTCATTAATGCGTCCCATTACAGTTGACTTGTATGATTCTATTTTAATGTTTAGCATCACCTTaactttgtattttgtttttgttttttgtttttttttttaacagaagtttCCACGCCCAATGGGCCGGAGTCCCAACCGGGTGTGGAAGAGGATGTTGCTGATAAAGAGGAAGAAGGGAGTGAGGATGAGTGGGAGCAGGTCGGCCCTAGAAACAAGACCTCCATCACTCGTCAAGCTGACTTTGTCCGCACGCCCATCACTGACATATTTGGTGGTCACATCAGGTATATTTAAATGTGAACGgatgtgtgggtgtttttttgtttttaaactctATGTACTTTTCTTGGATTATAGTCTCTTAGTAATAACATCAGATTTATTTACTCTGCAGTTAAAGCTTCAGTGAAAAGTCTCAATGTCAGCCTCAGAAGATAATTATTCCATCTTCATTTGTACTTCTAAATGTTTCTTAGCCAATTTATTGGTGACATGAAGTGACCTATCTTAAACTAGCCCTTCAGATGAACAGCCGCTGTGGGCCAGTCGTGGTCAGTAGCCCCAGCGGCAGAATGTGGGGTGCGTGTCCACAAACAAAGGTCTTAACTTTCAGACAAAACTGAAAGCTAAGAACCTGTGCGGGTGTAGTCTGCCTAAATAATATATTCTGTGAGGTTCTGGTCTGGCACAGTCCTTGTCTATACTGGTTGCACAGTGTTTTAAAGGCTTATTTTCTTAGAGATGGTTGCAACCAGAGAGAAATGGAATACAGGAGTGTCTGTTTATGGATTGTGGTGTATTCACCCACTGAGTCTGGCAGTTTCATGTATGCAGTATAATTTCAAATGCCATGTCATCAAGTGGTATTTGTGAAATTAAGCacggaaaaaaaacattaacatttatggCAACAACAAGTTTATTTGAAGATATGGAAAATGTAGTTGTGTAATAAATTCTGATTATTTTGACTATTTCTGTGTTGAAATGTCTTTAATCATAGTCGTCCTCAGTAGTATAAGCCAGCAGGTTCTTGGTGCCTTATAGTTTGTCTAACTGGATGTTTGGTTTCTTTGTCAGATCGGTGGTGTATCAACAAAACTCTAAGGAGTCAGCCACACTCCAGCCTTTCTTTACTCTGCAGCTGGACATCCAGTCAGAGAAGATTCGTACTGTCCAGGAGGCTTTAGAAACATTGGTGGCGCGAGAGTCAGTCCAGGGCTACACTTCGAAAACCAAGCAGGAGGTAAGGAAAATTACATTTTAGGTCACACGCAGGTGTCATATTTACCATCGACTCAAATCATATTGCACAAAAATGGACTTTTGGTTCTCCCCTTCAAAGTAATTAATTCAACAGTCTTAAATAGAGGGTGAATACATAGCTATTCTTGGCAAATACTTGTGATTTGGAGTCACATCTTTGATCTGATGGATTAATGCCCATCAATGGGGATGTTTGTTGCAGAGCATTAGATATAAATCTTAATTTCTTTGAATCTTTGATAACCAGAGTACAGATAGTGAAGTTTTATTGTACTAAAACATCTGTCCTCTAGTTGCATTATGGGTTTATTGGTCTTTGTCTTCTTAAACACATCAACAGTTCATTTTGACCCTGACCCTTTTGTCATTTAGTGGATTGTAAACTTTGTTCCACAGCCTGACTCTGGTCTTGGATCTTAATAAAAGCTTTAAAAACTGACTGAGTTACTATTGATGGCTTTAAGTTCCCAGCACCCTCTTGTGTTTCTTATAAAATGTTACCTCTTGTTCTGTACTTGCTGTCTccctttttgtgttttgttcagAAGAAATGTATTCACTTTCATCTTTGTCTTAGTTACTAATAAATTTTTGGGTTCTTTAAAGAGTATACTCTCTGGGACAAAACTGTCACAGTATGTTCTCTAACTGCATGTCTGATTTTGTTCTCTCTTTCAGATTGAGATCAGTCGGAGGGTGACTCTGGAAGAGCTGCCCCCTGTGCTGGTGCTCCATCTCAAGAGGTTTGTCTTTGAAAAGACTGGAGGCTGCCAGAAACTGACCAAGAACATTGATTACCCTGTGGACCTGGAAATCAGCAAAGGTACAGACCCGGTGTAAATGCAGTGCACTGTTTTAATACACAAGGGCTCTCGGTTTCAAGACAAACATGACTGAAACTAGGTGTAGGATCAGGTGTGAATTTTGAGGTTGTTGCAGTTTATGATCCATCCTGTGAGTATTAGTTTCAGGTTTGCAGCTGCCACGTTGGGACATTTATGAGAATTCAGGTCTGCATTTCTGGCATCACATGATGAATTTGATGAAGAAGCAGCtatgttttccttattttcaacATTAGAGAATTAGTTTCATGAGTTGCTCACACTGGTacaatttacatgaaaaaaaatatagTTTCCCGAGAGACACATTAATCTTTAACCGCATGATGAGTCTTTCTCTGGGAATATTGGTTTTGAAAGCTACATGAAACAACACAGTATGATGCTCTAACAGTCTggttgcaacagttttttcaaaataTTTAATGTGTAAATATTTGTTGCTATGTTTTTAATTTGTTGGTGTTGATGTGGAAGTGACACTTAGGaggaaacaggaaataaaggtgGTGGAAGCAGAGGTCgagttaaccgaaaatattcagtcactgactgatttttttttttttttttttttttttttttttttttttttttgaagacgacggaaaattctgaaggctgtctgtcattttgacagattaaaatactgagggtaatctaccaaagaaagttttcttACAGCACTGAACagaggatcgctggtctgtctctctcttaacaaggcatcagttcataacagcatcctacctttatgtttgtgtgtgtgtgtgtatatatatatatatacacacacacacacacaaacacacacacacacacacacatatatatatatatatatatatatatatatatatatatatatatatatatatatatatatatatatatatatatatatatataaaaaccctACAGCGCCACCGTTCACAACTACGCTGAGCACAACACTGGTACTTCTGTCAAATTACTCactgttagttcacctgtagtagaccccctgacCAGTTGGtggccagtgtgcatattaatcagtcattgtcaagACTTGTCTCGTTGTTCAGCTGACTTTGGCCAAAATTTGTAtactactttgctagcgcaaaatgacAAGACAGCCAAGTCTCCGTAGTTATTTTAAAATGCCCAgaaaatgtgatggcattgataaatgtgaaaaaagagggactgatacGGTGGAAGATGAAGGACAAGCAAGTaatacaccagttcttatggcatttggcgtgctatacatacgcattttctaCTTTTCACATGTCCTTCagtgccatttgatggtgtgtcaatttaCACAAAGATCTCCAGTTCATACAACCCAAACTCTagccctcagtgtgtggtatttgacatggcatgaacatacatgtggaaagcttataatgcatacagataacacaccaattaaaagggtcttatatatttacattagtcatgatatcatgttggtttatcagccagcagcatcTACAGttactgcatcattgagatgtttttgaacagtaaatattactaaatatgtgtcattatcattaaaaaaattaatttgaaatgacagataataatgtGTTTTGATTTTACAACCCTGTCAagcaaaatgacagacaataaaaaatatctggtACAACCTCTGGGTGGAGGTCAGCCTTCAGATGAATATTGAAGTTTGGATAATAAACCTTATTACATATGTTTCCTGGGCCTCATTTTTTTGTTGTAGCTGCAGCTTTTGAAAACTAGAGTTTTAtagtaactgaaaaaaaaaaacttttttaaaaaatgtgttcttTTCCTTAATGTTTTGGTCTCTGCTGTAAATGTCTCCATTCTGCATATATTGCAGGGGGAAGTAGCAATCAGCATTTGTCTGTCATTTTGCTTCTGAAGCATAACTGGAAAACCATTTGTTTTTTCCACTCAACTTGCTACAATTTGTCAGTTATGTTGGAGTCGTGCCGTTTGCTATTTTGTATGTAGTCCATCTGTGTTGTCAGTCATGTCGTTTGTCAGCGGACAGAGCTACTTCCAACTACCACTTTTCTATTTAATGGAGGCTAGTGGGATATTACATCCTTGGATTCGAGTTTGAGCTGAGTTTAACGACTGCAATGCTCTTTCAGATCTCTTGTCCTCTGGAGTGCGAAGCAAAGTTGTGAAAGGCCAAAGAACTTACAGGCTCTTCGCAGgtgagtgttttttgtttgtttttttactttttttttttttttttatgtacgtCAGCCACAGCAATATGTTTTATACACGAGTTGTTTGTAGCATGTAATCAGAGGCAGTTTATTGTTAATTTATTAAAATGGATTTGGATCCTCGTGGAAGGAAACTTAAAGAACCCCTGATCTCCTCTGTGTCGAACCCCAATACATCTGGTTGACAGTAGTTTTCCTTTTTCATTTGACTCCAGGGAATACATTTGGTCACAATAAATGAGAAGAGGTTTTTTTGGATAAAAAGTCTTGTATTGCTTTTCCAAGCAATACATCATCTGACTGGAGAAAAAACATTGTAATTAATCAACCTCTATTTTCCCTTTGCTTTCATAATTTTTGCGCACACAGCTGATGGGTAGGCGCCAGGCAAATTAAAATATGACAATAATGAGTAATGCAAAATCTGATCACCTCTGATGGATTTAGTTGAAGTTATCAATTGTGTATA
This sequence is a window from Sphaeramia orbicularis chromosome 3, fSphaOr1.1, whole genome shotgun sequence. Protein-coding genes within it:
- the usp10 gene encoding ubiquitin carboxyl-terminal hydrolase 10 isoform X4, with the translated sequence MSIYINFFPQYIFGEFSPDEINQFFLTPRCYVELPPFNDKVTCVSQSSAEDYQRIEFGVDEVMDSKPIGVNDPLYKVSSTLNPQAPEFILGCQPAQKAQQTTPPAADVPDGTHFNSLDGPDSETSALDNHQACQDMDGVPGSLGQRERKKKKKRPPGYYNYLDPSTGANSSNAADGTPMTALVNGHALGAPHHSAEEVDSKVLSGPELAGPAPVSTVTSVAAVKLAPTPTSNQRTCDSPDDSSLDLTSGAASLSDGSIATCSSSSSSQSRGMTEGPRTADLQPDHLAPQSPELSDTPHSPRSKSPLPPSAAAATPPVTTSVMTTELEAREVGDSGVANGIAEPDTPVSADGHKEDCESEEQAQQVSSDSAAQPAETDQAHSPATAAAPTANLPKSWASLFHNSKPLPGGPQAFVEVKNVVEVVAPSLATPEQLEKVGEVKEGPVHVSEDPMAPKLAELIENVKLIHKPVSLQPRGLINKGNWCYINATLQALIACPPMYHLMKSFPLHNETQRPCTSTPMIDNFVRLVNEFNNMPVPSKAKQQAVGDKVVKDIRPGVPFEPTYIYRLLTLIKSSLSEKGRQEDAEEYLGFTLNGLHEEMLALKKLISPQEEKVSTPNGPESQPGVEEDVADKEEEGSEDEWEQVGPRNKTSITRQADFVRTPITDIFGGHIRSVVYQQNSKESATLQPFFTLQLDIQSEKIRTVQEALETLVARESVQGYTSKTKQEIEISRRVTLEELPPVLVLHLKRFVFEKTGGCQKLTKNIDYPVDLEISKDLLSSGVRSKVVKGQRTYRLFAVVYHHGNSATGGHYTTDVFHIGLNGWLRIDDQTVKVINQYQVMRQTAERTAYLLYYRRVDLL
- the usp10 gene encoding ubiquitin carboxyl-terminal hydrolase 10 isoform X3, which translates into the protein MASHSNQYIFGEFSPDEINQFFLTPRCYVELPPFNDKVTCVSQSSGSYCTPAVPYIMESMGLQVCAEDYQRIEFGVDEVMDSKPIGVNDPLYKVSSTLNPQAPEFILGCQPAQKAQQTTPPAADVPDGTHFNSLDGPDSETSALDNHQACQDMDGVPGSLGQRERKKKKKRPPGYYNYLDPSTGANSSNAADGTPMTALVNGHALGAPHHSAEEVDSKVLSGPELAGPAPVSTVTSVAAVKLAPTPTSNQRTCDSPDDSSLDLTSGAASLSDGSIATCSSSSSSQSRGMTEGPRTADLQPDHLAPQSPELSDTPHSPRSKSPLPPSAAAATPPVTTSVMTTELEAREVGDSGVANGIAEPDTPVSADGHKEDCESEEQAQQVSSDSAAQPAETDQAHSPATAAAPTANLPKSWASLFHNSKPLPGGPQAFVEVKNVVEVVAPSLATPEQLEKVGEVKEGPVHVSEDPMAPKLAELIENVKLIHKPVSLQPRGLINKGNWCYINATLQALIACPPMYHLMKSFPLHNETQRPCTSTPMIDNFVRLVNEFNNMPVPSKAKQQAVGDKVVKDIRPGVPFEPTYIYRLLTLIKSSLSEKGRQEDAEEYLGFTLNGLHEEMLALKKLISPQEEKVSTPNGPESQPGVEEDVADKEEEGSEDEWEQVGPRNKTSITRQADFVRTPITDIFGGHIRSVVYQQNSKESATLQPFFTLQLDIQSEKIRTVQEALETLVARESVQGYTSKTKQEIEISRRVTLEELPPVLVLHLKRFVFEKTGGCQKLTKNIDYPVDLEISKDLLSSGVRSKVVKGQRTYRLFAVVYHHGNSATGGHYTTDVFHIGLNGWLRIDDQTVKVINQYQVMRQTAERTAYLLYYRRVDLL
- the usp10 gene encoding ubiquitin carboxyl-terminal hydrolase 10 isoform X6, which translates into the protein MASHSNQYIFGEFSPDEINQFFLTPRCYVELPPFNDKVTCVSQSSAEDYQRIEFGVDEVMDSKPIGVNDPLYKVSSTLNPQAPEFILGCQPAQKAQQTTPPAADVPDGTHFNSLDGPDSETSALDNHQACQDMDGVPGSLGQRERKKKKKRPPGYYNYLDPSTGANSSNAADGTPMTALVNGHALGAPHHSAEEVDSKVLSGPELAGPAPVSTVTSVAAVKLAPTPTSNQRTCDSPDDSSLDLTSGAASLSDGSIATCSSSSSSQSRGMTEGPRTADLQPDHLAPQSPELSDTPHSPRSKSPLPPSAAAATPPVTTSVMTTELEAREVGDSGVANGIAEPDTPVSADGHKEDCESEEQAQQVSSDSAAQPAETDQAHSPATAAAPTANLPKSWASLFHNSKPLPGGPQAFVEVKNVVEVVAPSLATPEQLEKVGEVKEGPVHVSEDPMAPKLAELIENVKLIHKPVSLQPRGLINKGNWCYINATLQALIACPPMYHLMKSFPLHNETQRPCTSTPMIDNFVRLVNEFNNMPVPSKAKQQAVGDKVVKDIRPGVPFEPTYIYRLLTLIKSSLSEKGRQEDAEEYLGFTLNGLHEEMLALKKLISPQEEKVSTPNGPESQPGVEEDVADKEEEGSEDEWEQVGPRNKTSITRQADFVRTPITDIFGGHIRSVVYQQNSKESATLQPFFTLQLDIQSEKIRTVQEALETLVARESVQGYTSKTKQEIEISRRVTLEELPPVLVLHLKRFVFEKTGGCQKLTKNIDYPVDLEISKDLLSSGVRSKVVKGQRTYRLFAVVYHHGNSATGGHYTTDVFHIGLNGWLRIDDQTVKVINQYQVMRQTAERTAYLLYYRRVDLL